From Streptomyces durmitorensis, a single genomic window includes:
- a CDS encoding sensor histidine kinase, whose product MVLLVVVGTVVGARLLGQTADVTDQLTDRLQPARTQAYRLQAALVNQETGVRGYAITADRQFLDPYAQGKRDEAHAAARLRDLIGDRPRLMADLKAVQREAADWRRAYAAPLVADVTPGEPRAVAATNAGRGKKVFDRIRTVWATQNADLARAVEDGKDELDSTRTVRTVILGTMVAVFLLAGIALAFLVRTLVARPLEALRVSSRQVARGDFDHVITVDGPADLRAVAGDVEGMRQQMVEELEASRRQRDVLTQQAAELDAQAVELRRSNAELEQFAYVASHDLQEPLRKVASFCQLLEKRYGDTLDDRAKQYIDFAVDGAKRMQVLINDLLTFSRVGRLNDARVPVDLDQALTKALANLDTSVRDTGALVERPQKLPGTVGDPTLLTMLWQNLVGNAVKFHHPERTPRIRITCEEDEGSGTWLLCVTDNGIGIPEEFVEKVFVIFQRLHGRDAYGGTGIGLALCKKIVEHHGGHIWIDSGHTGGTRVCFTLPSDADADADADPDTAQDSASRTEEKALT is encoded by the coding sequence ATGGTGCTCCTGGTGGTCGTCGGCACCGTGGTCGGCGCCCGCCTCCTCGGACAGACCGCGGACGTGACCGACCAGTTGACCGACCGCCTCCAGCCCGCCCGGACGCAGGCGTACCGCCTGCAGGCAGCTCTGGTGAACCAGGAGACCGGCGTCCGGGGCTACGCCATCACCGCCGACCGCCAGTTCCTCGACCCCTACGCCCAGGGCAAGCGGGACGAGGCCCACGCCGCCGCTCGGCTGCGTGACCTCATCGGCGACCGGCCCCGGCTGATGGCGGACCTCAAGGCGGTCCAGCGGGAGGCGGCGGACTGGCGGCGCGCCTATGCCGCACCGCTGGTGGCCGATGTGACGCCCGGTGAGCCACGCGCCGTCGCGGCGACGAACGCGGGGCGCGGCAAGAAGGTCTTCGACCGGATCCGCACGGTGTGGGCCACGCAGAACGCCGACCTGGCGCGGGCCGTCGAGGACGGCAAGGACGAGCTGGACAGTACCCGCACGGTGCGTACCGTGATCCTCGGCACCATGGTGGCGGTCTTCCTGCTGGCCGGGATCGCCCTGGCGTTCCTGGTGCGCACGCTGGTGGCCCGCCCCCTGGAGGCGTTGCGCGTCTCATCGCGCCAGGTGGCGCGCGGCGATTTCGACCACGTCATCACGGTCGACGGTCCCGCGGACCTCAGGGCGGTGGCAGGGGATGTGGAGGGGATGCGGCAGCAGATGGTGGAGGAACTGGAAGCCTCACGCCGCCAGCGGGACGTGCTGACCCAGCAGGCGGCCGAACTGGACGCCCAGGCCGTGGAACTGCGGCGCTCCAACGCCGAGCTGGAGCAGTTCGCCTACGTCGCGTCGCACGACCTGCAGGAGCCCCTGCGCAAGGTCGCCTCCTTCTGCCAGCTCCTGGAGAAGCGGTACGGAGACACGCTCGACGACCGGGCCAAGCAGTACATCGACTTCGCGGTCGACGGTGCCAAGCGCATGCAGGTCCTCATCAACGACCTGCTCACCTTCTCCCGCGTCGGGCGCCTCAACGACGCCCGGGTGCCCGTCGACCTCGACCAGGCCCTCACCAAGGCCCTTGCCAATCTGGACACCTCCGTCCGGGACACCGGCGCGCTCGTCGAACGTCCGCAGAAGCTGCCCGGGACTGTCGGCGACCCGACGCTCCTGACGATGCTCTGGCAGAACCTCGTCGGCAACGCCGTGAAGTTCCACCACCCCGAACGCACCCCGCGGATCCGGATCACCTGCGAGGAGGACGAGGGCTCCGGCACCTGGCTCCTCTGTGTCACCGACAACGGCATCGGCATCCCCGAGGAGTTCGTGGAGAAGGTGTTCGTGATCTTCCAGCGCCTGCACGGCCGCGACGCCTACGGAGGCACCGGCATCGGCCTGGCGCTGTGCAAGAAGATCGTCGAGCACCACGGCGGCCACATCTGGATCGACAGCGGCCACACCGGGGGGACGCGCGTGTGCTTCACCCTGCCGTCCGATGCCGATGCCGATGCCGATGCCGACCCCGACACCGCGCAGGACTCCGCATCCCGCACCGAGGAGAAGGCCCTGACATGA
- a CDS encoding response regulator, whose product MSTPSATPIDVLLVEDDPGDELMTREAFEDNKIRNKLHVARDGEQALDFLYQRGAYTEVPRPDLILLDLNLPKYDGRQVLQKIKSDPDLKDIPVVVLTTSAAEEDILRSYKLHANAYVTKPVDLDQFIAAVRQIDDFFVQVVRLPRRHR is encoded by the coding sequence ATGAGCACCCCTTCCGCCACGCCGATCGACGTGCTCCTCGTGGAGGACGACCCGGGCGACGAGCTGATGACGCGCGAGGCGTTCGAGGACAACAAGATCCGCAACAAGCTGCACGTGGCCAGGGACGGCGAGCAAGCGCTCGACTTCCTCTACCAGCGCGGTGCGTACACGGAAGTGCCGCGTCCCGACCTCATCCTGCTCGACCTCAACCTCCCCAAGTACGACGGGCGCCAGGTCCTTCAGAAGATCAAGTCGGACCCGGACCTGAAGGACATCCCGGTGGTCGTGCTCACCACCTCGGCGGCGGAGGAGGACATCCTGCGCAGCTACAAACTCCACGCGAACGCCTACGTCACCAAGCCGGTCGACCTGGATCAGTTCATCGCCGCCGTACGCCAGATCGATGACTTCTTCGTCCAGGTCGTACGCCTGCCGCGCCGCCACCGCTGA
- a CDS encoding GNAT family N-acetyltransferase encodes MARMSISNTPKTATIDDASAIGHTLARAFDDDPMMRWFFPDDATREAGLGRYFATIFTRQYVRHGVCEHTPAAAAYWVPPGAQDKAVPDAETIKELTAILGDQASLFQQAVEAAAGHGPQEPHWYLAVLGADPAVQGQGHGAALLRSGLAKADADGLPVYLESSKPSNLPVYEHFGFTVLGEIQLPGGGPTLWAMRRAPRPTSGAA; translated from the coding sequence ATGGCCCGTATGTCGATATCGAACACTCCGAAGACGGCAACGATCGACGACGCCTCGGCGATCGGCCACACCCTGGCCCGCGCCTTCGACGACGACCCGATGATGCGCTGGTTCTTCCCCGACGACGCCACGCGTGAGGCGGGGCTAGGCCGCTACTTCGCCACGATCTTCACCCGGCAGTACGTCCGCCACGGCGTGTGTGAGCACACCCCGGCGGCGGCCGCCTACTGGGTGCCGCCGGGCGCGCAGGACAAGGCTGTTCCCGACGCGGAGACCATCAAGGAACTCACGGCGATCCTGGGCGACCAGGCTTCGCTGTTCCAGCAGGCCGTGGAGGCTGCCGCCGGGCACGGCCCACAGGAGCCGCACTGGTACCTGGCCGTGCTCGGCGCGGATCCCGCCGTCCAGGGGCAGGGCCACGGAGCCGCCCTCCTGCGCTCGGGCCTCGCCAAGGCCGACGCGGACGGCCTGCCCGTGTACCTGGAGTCCTCCAAGCCGTCCAACCTCCCCGTCTACGAGCACTTCGGCTTCACGGTGCTCGGCGAGATCCAACTCCCGGGCGGTGGACCGACCTTGTGGGCGATGCGCCGCGCGCCTCGCCCCACGTCCGGGGCTGCGTGA
- a CDS encoding TetR/AcrR family transcriptional regulator — protein MPDHHSTLRAQRRVETQRTIQAHAVRLFTERGYDATTMTDVAEAAGVSPMTVYRHFPTKEDLVLLEQHSRLVAERIAASSAAQPLVRRIGRALIESAAVLTDGGHGAGLTANEQFLLARLQLMISTPALRAKHLDSQYALQQAIVDGLGGDATEGDAAFHAQAAASACLGAMHTALVRWAEDGGRAELPDLIAKALAAAFGEDIVGPGPAG, from the coding sequence ATGCCTGACCACCACTCAACACTGCGCGCACAACGGCGAGTCGAGACGCAGCGCACGATTCAGGCGCACGCGGTACGGCTGTTCACCGAGCGGGGCTATGACGCCACGACCATGACGGACGTCGCCGAGGCCGCGGGCGTGTCACCCATGACCGTCTACCGGCACTTCCCCACCAAGGAAGATCTCGTCCTGCTGGAACAGCACAGCCGCCTCGTGGCCGAACGGATCGCCGCGTCGTCGGCCGCACAGCCCCTGGTCCGCCGCATCGGCAGGGCGCTCATCGAATCGGCCGCGGTGTTGACCGATGGCGGCCACGGTGCGGGCCTGACGGCGAACGAGCAGTTCCTGCTGGCACGCCTCCAGCTGATGATCTCGACGCCGGCCTTGCGGGCCAAGCACCTGGACAGCCAGTACGCACTGCAACAGGCGATCGTCGACGGCCTCGGGGGCGATGCCACGGAGGGCGACGCGGCGTTCCACGCCCAGGCGGCGGCCAGCGCCTGCCTGGGCGCGATGCACACGGCCTTGGTGCGCTGGGCCGAGGACGGCGGACGGGCCGAGCTGCCCGACCTGATCGCGAAGGCGCTTGCCGCCGCGTTCGGCGAGGACATCGTCGGTCCCGGCCCGGCTGGGTGA
- a CDS encoding PQQ-binding-like beta-propeller repeat protein, whose amino-acid sequence MTTDHVEEKVRETLHAVALDRVRAPGDLVEQVVRRRSRRRFSQAAGAAVAVAAITVGAVLGFGGGTGGEQDRPVRPAASPEDWKPWRNDAAGDAERGCLVDGSALYCAGSKYDAAKFDANTGERLWTVEVNREGDGLDHPFAARDGVVYAYRNHTAKNLPNGDYMGGTDLMAVDADNGDVLWKKKMPQDDRTDQAAMLIDGAVLANTPSLRTMSALDPLTGEEKWRHTWDKGIACQRAVLSGVPHLLCAPDTEKPGHTDVIRLDPATGDAKKITTIPGRHQFMGTSGDRMVLIEQWGVADKVRHVTTVDSSGEQTSHSHRIEGKVANSDVVGDRLISVSWQGNASAYSLTTGKKLWTAPVGVKMPGEESVTGSAPPVVSARQGVVYFFSPNGDLSGLDLRTGEKVWRDHVDIGKQQGPGLANPPQLMLYEDVLVAQKGTMTVSLLPRIGD is encoded by the coding sequence ATGACGACGGACCACGTCGAGGAGAAGGTCCGGGAGACGCTGCACGCGGTCGCGCTCGACCGGGTGCGGGCGCCCGGGGACCTGGTCGAGCAGGTGGTACGGCGGCGCAGCAGGCGCCGCTTCTCGCAGGCCGCGGGGGCGGCGGTGGCCGTTGCCGCGATCACCGTGGGGGCGGTGCTCGGCTTCGGGGGCGGCACCGGCGGCGAGCAGGACCGGCCGGTGCGTCCTGCGGCGTCGCCGGAGGACTGGAAGCCGTGGCGGAACGATGCCGCGGGTGACGCCGAGCGGGGCTGTCTGGTGGACGGTTCGGCGCTGTACTGCGCCGGGTCCAAGTACGACGCCGCGAAGTTCGACGCCAACACGGGCGAGCGCCTGTGGACCGTCGAGGTCAATCGGGAAGGCGACGGCCTTGACCACCCGTTCGCCGCGCGCGACGGCGTGGTCTACGCCTACCGCAATCACACCGCCAAGAACCTGCCGAACGGGGACTACATGGGCGGTACCGATCTGATGGCGGTGGACGCCGACAACGGCGACGTGCTGTGGAAGAAGAAGATGCCGCAGGACGACCGCACCGACCAGGCCGCCATGCTCATCGACGGCGCGGTCCTCGCCAACACCCCGTCGCTGCGCACGATGTCGGCCCTCGACCCACTGACAGGTGAGGAGAAGTGGCGCCACACCTGGGACAAGGGCATCGCGTGCCAGCGGGCGGTCCTGAGCGGCGTACCCCATCTCCTGTGCGCGCCGGACACGGAGAAGCCGGGCCACACCGACGTCATCCGGCTCGATCCCGCCACCGGCGACGCCAAGAAGATCACGACCATCCCTGGCAGGCACCAGTTCATGGGGACGTCGGGGGACCGGATGGTCCTGATCGAGCAGTGGGGTGTGGCCGACAAGGTCAGGCACGTGACCACCGTCGACAGCTCCGGGGAGCAGACCTCACACTCCCATCGGATCGAGGGGAAAGTGGCCAACTCGGACGTCGTCGGCGATCGTCTGATCTCCGTGAGCTGGCAGGGCAACGCGTCGGCCTACTCACTGACCACGGGAAAGAAGCTGTGGACCGCACCGGTGGGCGTCAAGATGCCCGGTGAGGAGTCGGTGACGGGCAGCGCGCCTCCCGTGGTGTCGGCGAGGCAGGGAGTCGTCTACTTCTTCAGCCCGAACGGAGACCTCTCCGGCCTCGACCTGCGCACGGGCGAGAAGGTCTGGCGCGATCACGTCGACATCGGCAAGCAGCAGGGGCCCGGCCTCGCGAACCCGCCCCAACTCATGCTCTATGAGGATGTGCTGGTCGCTCAGAAGGGCACCATGACGGTCTCCCTTCTGCCGCGGATCGGCGACTGA
- a CDS encoding SDR family oxidoreductase: MSDLTGRTALVTGASRGIGQAIAVRLAAKGALALVHFGTDEDGAAATVKEIERAGGSALAVGAELGADDDVETLFAGVEACLAGRPLDILVNNAAAVPAGPLGSTTRAEFDRLFAVNVRAPYFIIQRALPLLRDGGRIITMSSVAARSAFPTQTSFAMTKGAVETMSMTLANELGPRGITVNAVAPGTTRTATNGAAFEAPGLAEFIVGATALGRLGGPDDVADVVAFLASDEARWITGQVIDASGGLFLGPRP, encoded by the coding sequence ATGAGTGATCTGACCGGCAGGACAGCCCTCGTGACGGGGGCATCACGCGGCATCGGGCAGGCGATCGCTGTGCGGTTGGCGGCCAAGGGAGCCCTGGCCCTCGTGCACTTCGGCACGGACGAGGACGGTGCGGCGGCCACCGTGAAGGAGATCGAGCGGGCCGGCGGATCCGCGCTCGCCGTCGGAGCGGAACTGGGCGCGGACGACGACGTCGAGACGCTCTTCGCGGGAGTCGAGGCCTGCCTGGCGGGGCGGCCGCTCGACATCCTCGTCAACAACGCGGCGGCCGTGCCCGCCGGCCCGCTCGGATCCACGACGCGCGCGGAGTTCGACCGCCTCTTCGCGGTGAACGTACGTGCTCCGTACTTCATCATCCAGCGGGCCCTGCCCTTGCTCCGCGACGGCGGCCGCATCATCACGATGTCGTCGGTGGCGGCCCGCAGCGCCTTCCCCACCCAGACGTCCTTCGCCATGACGAAGGGTGCCGTCGAGACGATGAGCATGACCTTGGCCAACGAACTCGGTCCGCGAGGCATCACGGTCAACGCGGTCGCTCCCGGCACCACTCGGACGGCCACCAACGGAGCAGCCTTCGAGGCGCCGGGCCTGGCCGAGTTCATAGTCGGCGCGACGGCGCTCGGCCGTCTCGGCGGGCCCGACGACGTCGCCGACGTGGTGGCGTTCCTCGCCTCCGACGAGGCGCGCTGGATCACCGGGCAGGTCATCGACGCGAGTGGCGGCCTGTTCCTCGGGCCGCGCCCCTGA
- a CDS encoding SigE family RNA polymerase sigma factor, which produces MEASSHDGFHEFVAMRSTALLRLAVLLTGGDRHAAEDLLQIALMKAYGRWARIEQPEAYVRQILYRQQVNRWRLRGHRAETTVPVLPESGSQGAESESELRIALWAALRRLSKRQRAVVVLRYFEDLPEAEVAALLRCPVGTVRSTAHRSLAKLRVLVPELGPERPADQVQPLSYTPKEMQG; this is translated from the coding sequence ATGGAGGCCTCAAGTCACGACGGGTTCCACGAGTTCGTAGCGATGCGCTCCACCGCGCTGCTGCGGCTCGCGGTGCTGCTCACCGGCGGGGACCGGCACGCGGCGGAGGATCTGCTGCAGATCGCGCTGATGAAGGCCTATGGACGCTGGGCGCGCATCGAACAGCCCGAGGCGTACGTCCGCCAGATCCTGTACCGCCAGCAGGTCAACCGCTGGCGACTGCGCGGACACCGGGCCGAGACGACGGTGCCCGTGCTGCCCGAGTCCGGCAGCCAGGGCGCGGAGTCGGAGTCCGAGCTGCGGATCGCGCTGTGGGCGGCGCTGCGTCGTCTCTCGAAGCGGCAGCGGGCCGTGGTCGTCCTGCGCTACTTCGAGGACCTGCCGGAGGCGGAGGTCGCGGCGCTGCTGAGATGCCCGGTCGGCACGGTGCGCAGCACGGCACATCGGTCGCTCGCCAAGCTCCGTGTCCTCGTGCCGGAGCTCGGGCCGGAAAGGCCCGCGGACCAGGTCCAGCCGCTCAGCTACACGCCGAAGGAGATGCAGGGATGA
- a CDS encoding IclR family transcriptional regulator: MAESSGTDRGTGPGVRGVKSALRTVALLELLAERADRPARLDELAEEMDVPRSSMYQLLRTLVDCGWVRTDTTGSLYGIGIRTLLTGTSYLDGDARVRAIRPYLDEASDALGETIHLARLDGPSVVYLATRESHEYLRTISRVGRRVPAHAGALGKALLAERPDGELPLGEGPLTAFTQSTHTDRAVLLADLGRVRERGYAIDREETVSGIAGFGFALRYDAPAVDAISCSVPVARLTDAHQSRVVSVMREIQTKIESLLSPVSGGPDWR, encoded by the coding sequence CGGGAGTCCGCGGGGTGAAGTCGGCGCTGCGCACCGTCGCGCTGCTCGAGCTGCTCGCCGAACGCGCCGACCGGCCGGCCCGCCTCGACGAGCTCGCCGAGGAGATGGACGTGCCGCGCAGCAGCATGTACCAGCTGCTGCGGACCCTGGTCGACTGCGGCTGGGTGCGCACGGACACCACCGGATCCCTCTACGGCATCGGCATCCGCACGCTGCTCACCGGCACGAGCTACCTCGACGGCGACGCGCGGGTGCGCGCCATCCGCCCGTATCTGGACGAGGCCTCGGACGCCCTGGGCGAGACGATCCACCTGGCACGGCTCGACGGCCCGAGCGTCGTGTACCTCGCGACCCGCGAGTCCCACGAGTACCTGCGCACCATCAGCCGGGTCGGCCGCCGCGTCCCCGCGCACGCCGGAGCCCTCGGCAAGGCGCTGCTTGCCGAGCGGCCGGACGGTGAACTCCCGCTCGGCGAGGGTCCGTTGACTGCGTTCACGCAGAGCACGCACACCGACCGCGCCGTGCTGCTCGCCGACCTCGGACGGGTGCGTGAGCGCGGCTACGCGATCGACCGCGAGGAGACGGTGAGCGGCATCGCGGGCTTCGGCTTCGCCCTGCGGTACGACGCGCCGGCCGTCGACGCCATCAGCTGCTCGGTGCCCGTGGCCCGGCTCACCGACGCACACCAGAGCCGCGTCGTGTCCGTCATGCGGGAGATCCAGACGAAGATCGAAAGCCTTCTGTCGCCCGTCTCGGGCGGCCCCGACTGGCGCTGA
- a CDS encoding DinB family protein, translating to MARMSDRPERWTQATTYPDMWADPDDDPRNSDGVSPDGELATLQDFLKSYRLTLRMKCEGLTPEQLALRSVPPSTVSLLGLVRHLAEVERDWRNWLRDGDQLPKLYGERDADFDGAVGEQAQVDAAYADLAREQAALDAELAQYPDLGERLGMDGFAVRELMVHRIEEYARHCGQADLLRECIDGRVGQ from the coding sequence ATGGCCCGCATGAGCGACCGACCCGAACGATGGACGCAGGCGACCACCTACCCCGACATGTGGGCCGACCCGGACGACGACCCGCGCAACAGCGACGGAGTCAGCCCGGACGGCGAGCTGGCGACGCTTCAGGACTTCCTGAAGAGCTACCGCCTGACCCTGCGGATGAAGTGCGAGGGGCTGACCCCTGAGCAACTGGCCCTCCGTTCGGTCCCGCCGTCTACGGTGTCGCTGCTCGGCCTGGTGCGGCATCTCGCCGAGGTGGAGCGGGACTGGCGCAACTGGCTCCGCGACGGCGACCAGCTGCCGAAGCTGTACGGCGAGCGCGACGCGGACTTCGACGGAGCGGTCGGCGAGCAGGCCCAGGTCGATGCCGCGTACGCCGATCTGGCGCGCGAGCAGGCCGCGTTGGACGCCGAGCTGGCCCAGTACCCGGACCTGGGCGAGCGGTTGGGCATGGACGGGTTCGCGGTCCGGGAGCTCATGGTGCACAGGATCGAGGAGTACGCCCGGCACTGCGGGCAGGCCGACCTGCTGCGTGAGTGCATCGACGGCAGGGTGGGTCAGTAG
- a CDS encoding PP2C family protein-serine/threonine phosphatase — MAPQPWTSGVRLAAENDTAPARQLPQPSVLLIEDDPGDALLVEELVADSALKMRLRWVRSMSEAREALALEVPDCVLLDLHLPDAQGLEAVSMVQSHADQVAVVVLTGLAEEETGLAAVTAGAQDYLVKGRVEPELFGRAVRYAIQRKQAEQAGVALKASQMQAQENARLERGLLPRPLLNSAGVDVVARYRPGRAQALLGGDFYDIVQGADGTVHALIGDVSGHGPDEAALGVALRIAWRTLVLSGVTGPEQVGRLEEIMLAERAKPYIFATLTSLSVPAGAQHVRLTRAGHPGMLLRTAEGGVDWVEVAGGPALGVVPGALRWPVEEVPLPAGAALVLFTDGLFEGHVGTGRRRLGEEGLLGLARELAALAPEAFVDTLIQRAEDLAEDQGGLADDVAVVHLHWHGDGDGPTRAVAEGRYKTGIGEQRRG; from the coding sequence GTGGCGCCACAGCCATGGACTTCCGGCGTGCGGTTGGCGGCCGAGAACGACACCGCACCGGCGCGGCAGTTGCCGCAGCCGTCGGTGCTGCTGATCGAGGACGATCCCGGCGACGCGCTCCTGGTCGAGGAACTCGTCGCCGACAGCGCCCTGAAGATGCGCCTGCGGTGGGTGCGTTCCATGTCCGAGGCGCGTGAGGCACTGGCCCTGGAGGTGCCGGACTGCGTGCTGCTCGACCTGCATCTGCCGGATGCCCAGGGGCTGGAGGCCGTGTCCATGGTCCAGTCCCATGCCGACCAGGTCGCGGTCGTCGTGCTCACGGGCCTCGCCGAGGAGGAGACCGGCCTCGCCGCCGTGACCGCGGGGGCGCAGGACTACCTCGTCAAGGGCCGGGTGGAACCGGAGCTGTTCGGCCGGGCCGTGCGCTACGCGATCCAGCGCAAGCAGGCCGAGCAGGCGGGCGTCGCCCTGAAAGCCAGCCAGATGCAGGCCCAGGAGAACGCCCGCCTCGAACGGGGACTGCTGCCGAGGCCGCTCCTGAACAGCGCGGGTGTGGACGTCGTGGCCCGCTACCGGCCAGGCCGCGCCCAGGCCCTCCTCGGCGGCGACTTCTACGACATCGTCCAGGGTGCGGACGGTACCGTGCACGCGCTCATAGGGGACGTCTCCGGCCACGGCCCCGACGAGGCGGCCCTCGGTGTCGCGCTGCGCATCGCCTGGCGCACCCTGGTGCTCAGCGGCGTCACCGGCCCCGAACAGGTGGGCAGGCTCGAGGAGATCATGCTGGCGGAGCGGGCGAAGCCGTACATCTTCGCCACGCTGACGAGCCTCTCCGTTCCGGCCGGGGCACAGCACGTGCGGCTGACGCGCGCCGGCCATCCCGGGATGCTGCTGCGCACCGCGGAGGGCGGCGTCGACTGGGTGGAGGTGGCCGGCGGTCCTGCCCTGGGCGTCGTGCCCGGCGCGCTGCGCTGGCCGGTCGAGGAGGTGCCCCTTCCCGCGGGCGCGGCGCTGGTGCTGTTCACCGACGGCCTGTTCGAGGGGCATGTGGGCACGGGCCGCAGGCGCCTCGGTGAAGAAGGACTCCTCGGCCTCGCACGGGAGTTGGCCGCGCTGGCACCGGAGGCGTTCGTCGACACGCTCATCCAGCGGGCCGAGGATCTCGCCGAGGACCAGGGCGGCCTCGCCGACGACGTGGCCGTGGTGCACCTGCACTGGCACGGTGACGGCGACGGGCCGACGCGAGCGGTGGCCGAGGGGCGCTACAAGACCGGCATCGGAGAGCAACGCCGTGGCTGA